In Lasioglossum baleicum chromosome 19, iyLasBale1, whole genome shotgun sequence, the following proteins share a genomic window:
- the LOC143218354 gene encoding uncharacterized protein LOC143218354 — translation MAGICPAEAARAERRQSLLIFSLFHCVHTLVFRSLKRTHDMFLTNQGTLPPVDPKLLRMKKTLKAKDCYGPILERVKTSNLSKMENVHENADPPPPGDESFGGTNNSAVIPYNPLHNNNGVVTQINTERGGNTVNNILMIPQNKTPSLAKPKWHAPWKLYRVISGHLGWVRCCAVEPGNEWFSTGSADRVIKIWDLASGKLKVSLTGHISSVRGLTFSQRHPYLFSCGEDRQVKCWDLEYNKVIRHYHGHLSAVYSMALHPNTIDVLVTAGRDSTARVWDMRTKANVHTLAGHTNTVASVIYQAVEPQIVTGSHDCTIRLWDLAAGKSRATLTNRKKSVRAVAFHPSLYMFAYASPDNIKQKRIEKDATALIEKPTFL, via the exons ATGGCGGGCATCTGCCCGGCAGAAGCTGCTCGGGCTGAACGAAGGCAGAG tcttttaatcttttcactgtttcacTGTGTGCACACTCTTGTCTTCAGATCATTAAAAAGAACTCATGACATGTTCCTAACAAATCAAGGTACTTTGCCACCAGTGGATCCTAAGTT GTTGAGAATGAAAAAAACCTTGAAAGCAAAAGACTGTTATGGCCCCATATTGGAGCGAGTGAAAACCAGTAATTTATCAAAAATGGAAAACGTACATGAGAATGCAGATCCTCCACCACCTGGCG ACGAATCGTTTGGTGGAACCAATAACAGTGCAGTGATACCTTATAATCCATTACACAATAACAATGGAGTCGTAACGCAAATAAATACAGAGAGAGGAGGGAATACAGTTAATAACATCTTGATGATACCACAGAACAAGACACCGTCATTGGCAAAACCAAAATGGCATGCGCCATGGAAATTATACAGAGTTATCAGTGGCCATCTCGGTTGGGTACGATGCTGTGCTGTCGAACCAGGAAACGAATGGTTCTCTACCGGCTCAGCAGACAGAGTTATTAAG ATATGGGATCTTGCAAGTGGTAAACTAAAAGTGTCTTTGACTGGGCACATAAGCAGTGTTCGTGGATTAACATTTTCTCAACGTCACCCGTACCTATTTTCTTGCGGAGAAGATCGACAAGTAAAATGTTGGGATCTTGAATACAATAAG GTTATAAGACATTATCATGGTCATTTATCAGCAGTGTACTCCATGGCGTTACATCCTAATACAATAGATGTATTAGTAACTGCTGGTAGAGATTCCACTGCAAGAGTATGGGATATGCGTACCAAAGCCAATGTACACACACTGGCAGGTCACACTAATACAGTTGCTAGTGTTATTTATCAAGCTGTAGAACCACAG ATTGTTACTGGAAGCCATGATTGCACTATAAGGTTGTGGGATTTAGCAGCTGGAAAATCCAGAGCAACTTTAACGAATCGTAAAAAGAGTGTTAGAGCTGTAGCCTTCCATCCATCATT ATACATGTTTGCCTATGCATCCCCGGATAATATTAAACAGAAACGAATTGAAAAGGATGCCACCGCCCTCATCGAGAAACCTACCTTCCTATAG